In Mongoliitalea daihaiensis, one DNA window encodes the following:
- a CDS encoding MarC family protein, whose protein sequence is MFDLKQIFSVTLILFSVIDILGSVPIIINLRKKVGHIQSGKATLAAGFLMLLFLFVGKSILSLFGIGVEDFAIAGALIIFALGVEMILGIELFKPDPEASTTSASIVPIAFPLIAGAGTLTTILTLKAEFTQANIGVGIIINLAIVYAVLKSTNWLERKLGKTGLDVLRRIFGIILLSIAVKIFKTALMSGEMVAV, encoded by the coding sequence ATGTTTGATCTCAAGCAGATTTTCTCTGTGACGCTGATTTTATTTTCTGTGATTGATATTTTGGGTTCCGTGCCTATCATCATCAATTTGCGAAAAAAAGTAGGTCATATACAATCTGGTAAAGCTACCTTGGCTGCTGGGTTTTTGATGTTACTGTTTCTCTTTGTTGGAAAGTCTATTTTGAGTCTTTTTGGCATTGGAGTAGAGGATTTTGCCATTGCTGGAGCCTTGATCATTTTTGCTCTGGGGGTAGAGATGATATTGGGTATTGAATTGTTTAAGCCTGACCCAGAAGCCTCGACCACTTCGGCATCCATTGTCCCGATTGCCTTTCCCTTGATTGCAGGGGCAGGAACCTTGACTACTATTCTGACACTGAAGGCAGAGTTTACCCAAGCAAATATTGGAGTAGGAATTATCATCAATTTAGCCATTGTCTATGCGGTATTAAAAAGCACCAATTGGCTGGAACGAAAACTGGGAAAGACGGGCTTGGATGTATTGAGAAGAATTTTCGGGATTATCCTCCTGTCGATTGCCGTGAAGATTTTCAAGACAGCATTGATGTCTGGTGAAATGGTAGCTGTTTAG
- a CDS encoding TolB-like 6-bladed beta-propeller domain-containing protein gives MVESLDDYLFVLNARTGHVISIYDWKDLSFITSGIEFGTGPEEMLSPVFLQVDKQDKSFYVYDPSQRKIIFYELYKVLENKILSPKTIVKTPATADFMFPVFHLKNQEMIAITYTQDSHLLTFSKEGEEISRTGSFPSLDSKQATLPLLEGMAWEGRHAYSKDKNLLINNNRCQLYLG, from the coding sequence TTGGTTGAATCTTTGGATGACTACTTATTTGTGTTAAATGCCCGAACAGGTCATGTTATCTCTATATATGATTGGAAAGACTTATCATTCATCACATCAGGAATTGAATTTGGCACAGGTCCGGAGGAAATGCTCAGCCCGGTATTTTTACAAGTAGACAAACAGGACAAATCATTTTATGTATACGACCCCAGTCAAAGAAAAATAATTTTTTACGAGCTCTATAAAGTACTTGAAAATAAAATCCTCAGCCCAAAAACAATTGTTAAAACACCGGCAACAGCTGATTTTATGTTTCCTGTATTTCATCTCAAGAATCAGGAAATGATTGCCATAACTTACACCCAAGACAGCCACTTACTGACTTTTTCCAAAGAAGGTGAAGAAATCAGCCGAACAGGTTCTTTTCCTTCTCTTGATAGTAAGCAAGCAACCTTACCCCTTCTTGAAGGTATGGCTTGGGAGGGAAGGCATGCCTACAGCAAGGATAAAAATCTTCTTATAAACAATAATAGGTGTCAACTATACCTTGGATGA
- a CDS encoding aminotransferase class V-fold PLP-dependent enzyme, translating to MKITFAPGPSKVYDGLPQYMQDAYQQGILSANHRSAVFMDLYQEVEQLMREKLHVPADFKLLFTSSATENWEIISQSIVQEASFHVYSGSFGKKWFDYAKHIVPATQGLKLDANEVIDVASLNVGHAYDVICLTQNETSNATQVRNEYLAAVAAKYPEKLIAVDTTSSMGGIALDWQYGDIWYASVQKCFGLPAGLGILLLSPRAIAKVKEKGESGRYNSLSFMLENAVNYQTHYTPNVFGIYLLKRVLQDMPEIQLVDQKIKERMRALEDCIANTTQMRMLITNEQARSSTVMGVTAKEDFIASIKKAAEKVGMQLGGGYGPLKATSFRIANFPAITDEEFNRLLDFLKNY from the coding sequence ATGAAAATCACATTTGCTCCAGGGCCGTCCAAAGTGTACGATGGACTACCTCAATATATGCAAGATGCATACCAACAAGGCATCTTAAGTGCTAATCACCGTTCTGCTGTTTTTATGGACCTATACCAAGAAGTAGAGCAGTTGATGCGGGAAAAATTGCACGTGCCAGCTGATTTTAAATTATTGTTTACTTCTTCTGCTACAGAAAACTGGGAAATCATTTCTCAGTCCATCGTACAGGAAGCCAGCTTCCATGTGTATTCGGGTTCGTTTGGAAAAAAATGGTTCGATTATGCCAAGCATATTGTGCCTGCTACCCAAGGACTCAAGTTGGATGCCAATGAGGTGATAGATGTTGCCTCGCTGAATGTTGGCCATGCCTATGACGTCATCTGCCTTACCCAAAATGAAACCTCCAATGCTACCCAAGTCAGAAATGAATACCTGGCTGCGGTGGCTGCAAAATATCCTGAGAAATTGATTGCTGTGGACACTACATCATCCATGGGGGGCATTGCGTTGGATTGGCAGTACGGAGATATCTGGTACGCATCGGTTCAGAAGTGTTTTGGTTTGCCCGCAGGTTTGGGGATCCTATTACTTTCCCCAAGAGCCATTGCCAAGGTCAAGGAAAAAGGGGAGTCGGGAAGGTACAACAGCCTTTCATTTATGTTGGAAAATGCTGTCAATTATCAGACCCATTATACGCCGAATGTATTTGGGATTTACTTGCTCAAAAGAGTCTTGCAGGACATGCCTGAGATACAGCTAGTCGATCAAAAAATCAAGGAGCGTATGCGTGCCTTGGAAGACTGCATTGCCAATACCACGCAGATGCGTATGTTGATCACCAACGAACAAGCAAGAAGCAGCACCGTCATGGGAGTGACTGCCAAGGAAGACTTTATCGCTTCTATCAAAAAAGCAGCCGAAAAAGTGGGAATGCAACTCGGGGGAGGTTATGGTCCTTTGAAAGCGACAAGCTTCCGAATTGCCAATTTTCCTGCGATTACGGATGAGGAGTTTAACAGATTATTGGATTTCCTTAAAAACTACTGA
- the aroQ gene encoding type II 3-dehydroquinate dehydratase → MKIIIINGPNLNLLGKREPGIYGSQSFEEFFEQLQQQFPQLELHYYQSNVEGELINKIHEVGFSFDGILLNAGGYTHTSVAISDAIAAVQTPTVEVHISNIYKREEFRHKSIISQACVGMISGLGLKGYALGIHYFITHS, encoded by the coding sequence TTGAAAATCATCATCATCAACGGTCCAAATCTCAACCTGCTGGGCAAGCGGGAACCGGGAATTTATGGCAGTCAATCCTTTGAGGAGTTTTTCGAGCAATTGCAGCAGCAATTTCCTCAGCTTGAGCTTCATTACTACCAATCGAATGTGGAGGGAGAACTCATCAACAAAATCCATGAAGTAGGTTTTTCCTTTGATGGGATATTGTTGAATGCTGGAGGATATACGCACACATCGGTGGCCATCTCGGATGCGATTGCGGCAGTGCAAACGCCCACGGTAGAGGTGCATATCTCCAATATCTACAAGCGGGAAGAATTTCGTCATAAAAGCATCATCTCCCAAGCTTGCGTAGGGATGATTTCAGGTTTGGGCTTGAAAGGATACGCATTAGGAATCCATTATTTTATCACACACTCATGA
- the rnhA gene encoding ribonuclease HI: MISIFTDGAAKGNPGPGGYGAVLLYKQHRKELSGGFRMTTNNRMELLAVIKALQELKVHGIPVTIYSDSKYVVDAIEKGWLWGWQKKGFKDKKNPDLWRVYIPLHVKYKPKFVWVKGHAGNAENERCDRLAVEAAEGPNLPADIGYEHASEF, from the coding sequence ATGATTTCAATTTTTACAGACGGAGCGGCCAAAGGCAATCCCGGACCTGGTGGTTATGGGGCAGTATTGTTGTACAAGCAACACCGCAAAGAGTTATCAGGAGGCTTTCGGATGACCACTAATAATCGCATGGAGCTATTAGCTGTGATCAAAGCACTGCAAGAACTGAAAGTTCACGGGATTCCTGTGACGATTTATTCTGATAGTAAGTATGTAGTGGATGCCATCGAAAAAGGTTGGCTGTGGGGTTGGCAAAAGAAGGGTTTTAAGGATAAAAAAAATCCAGACTTGTGGCGCGTGTATATTCCACTGCATGTCAAGTATAAACCCAAATTTGTGTGGGTAAAAGGTCATGCAGGGAATGCAGAGAATGAGCGATGCGATCGATTGGCGGTAGAAGCCGCTGAAGGGCCTAATTTACCGGCCGATATTGGCTACGAGCATGCCTCGGAATTTTAA
- a CDS encoding ATP-binding protein, which translates to MSFYRSDKKVIHHRLANESRRFIQVIYGPRQVGKTTLVRQVMKELNYPSKFVAADAVPAGDQAWINQQWEAARLQQSQQTDKPLLLVIDEVQKIHNWSEQIKAEWDKDSLEERDIRVVLLGSSRLMLQQGLTESLAGRFEATYLGHWTLTEMKTAFGLSAEEYVWFGGYPGAITLREDEDRWKSYLRDSLLETSISKDILMLTRVDKPALMKRLFELGSVYSGQILSFTKIMGQLTEAGNTTTLANYLELLNDAGLLGGIEKYSPNMVRKRASSPKFQVHNTAIMSGISNESYESIIEDHKVWGRWVESAVGSHLMNQTFRNKKLSLYYWKEGNDEVDFVVEYQKKVIGLEVKSGLTGKLTGMNAFKEKFAPDKLFVIGNDGIPWQEFLALDMTDLF; encoded by the coding sequence ATGAGCTTCTATCGTTCGGACAAAAAAGTAATTCATCATAGACTAGCTAATGAATCACGGAGATTCATCCAAGTCATCTATGGCCCTCGTCAAGTGGGTAAGACTACCCTTGTCAGGCAGGTCATGAAGGAGCTCAACTATCCTTCAAAGTTTGTTGCGGCCGATGCCGTACCTGCGGGGGACCAAGCATGGATCAATCAACAATGGGAAGCAGCAAGGCTTCAGCAATCCCAACAAACAGACAAGCCACTTCTACTGGTCATTGACGAAGTTCAGAAAATCCATAACTGGAGTGAACAGATCAAAGCTGAATGGGATAAAGACAGCTTGGAAGAACGGGATATCAGAGTTGTCCTTTTGGGCTCATCCCGTCTCATGCTCCAACAAGGCTTGACAGAGTCATTAGCTGGAAGATTTGAAGCCACCTATTTGGGGCATTGGACCTTAACAGAGATGAAGACGGCATTTGGACTAAGTGCGGAAGAATACGTATGGTTTGGAGGCTACCCCGGTGCCATTACACTACGAGAAGATGAGGATCGTTGGAAAAGCTATCTTCGGGACTCCTTATTAGAAACAAGTATTTCTAAAGATATCCTAATGCTGACAAGAGTGGACAAACCAGCTTTGATGAAAAGACTCTTTGAGTTAGGCTCCGTCTATTCAGGGCAAATCTTGAGCTTTACCAAAATCATGGGGCAACTCACCGAAGCAGGAAATACGACCACACTTGCCAATTACCTAGAATTACTAAATGATGCAGGCCTGTTGGGAGGCATTGAAAAATACAGCCCAAACATGGTCCGAAAGCGTGCTTCCAGCCCAAAATTCCAAGTTCATAACACCGCTATCATGTCAGGTATTTCCAATGAAAGCTACGAAAGCATCATCGAAGATCACAAAGTCTGGGGAAGATGGGTAGAATCTGCTGTAGGCTCTCATCTGATGAATCAGACCTTTCGAAATAAAAAGTTATCCCTATACTATTGGAAAGAAGGGAATGATGAAGTGGACTTTGTCGTTGAATATCAAAAAAAAGTCATCGGTTTAGAAGTGAAATCTGGACTCACTGGCAAACTCACTGGTATGAATGCCTTCAAAGAAAAGTTTGCCCCTGATAAGCTTTTTGTCATTGGAAACGATGGAATTCCTTGGCAAGAGTTTTTAGCGCTGGATATGACTGATTTATTCTAA
- the xerD gene encoding site-specific tyrosine recombinase XerD: protein MLSWENLTKRFQHYLKLERSLSENSILAYLQDMEKLQRYMEQQFPDTPPLQTQLPHLRSFVNSLAALEISAYTQARIVSGIKAFFRFLMYEDLITEDPAQLLETPKLGRRLPDTLSFHEIQSILESIPLGSPEGHRNRAMLEMLYSSGLRVSELVELKLSHVYADAGFLRIIGKGNKERLVPVGQEALKYLHIYLEEIRVHMPLVKGHEQYVFLNRRGKRLTRVMVFLIIKKQVEAIGLEKNVSPHTFRHSFATHLVEGGADLRAVQEMLGHESITTTEIYTHLDRDYLRQVLQEFLPRKKC from the coding sequence ATGCTTTCCTGGGAAAATCTAACCAAACGTTTTCAGCATTACCTCAAATTAGAACGCTCTCTAAGCGAAAACTCCATTCTCGCCTACCTGCAGGATATGGAGAAGTTACAGCGGTACATGGAGCAGCAGTTTCCCGACACCCCTCCTTTACAAACTCAATTACCCCATCTTCGAAGTTTTGTCAATAGTTTGGCAGCTTTGGAAATCTCAGCTTATACTCAAGCACGGATCGTATCGGGTATCAAGGCCTTTTTTCGGTTTTTGATGTATGAGGACCTGATTACAGAAGACCCGGCCCAGCTACTGGAAACCCCCAAACTAGGAAGAAGACTACCCGACACCCTTAGCTTTCACGAAATCCAATCCATCCTAGAGAGCATCCCTTTGGGCAGTCCCGAAGGACACCGCAATCGGGCTATGTTGGAGATGCTATACAGTTCGGGACTGAGAGTGTCCGAACTCGTTGAGCTCAAACTCTCTCATGTGTATGCCGATGCAGGATTTCTTCGGATTATCGGCAAAGGAAATAAGGAGCGTCTGGTACCTGTGGGACAAGAGGCTTTGAAGTATTTGCATATTTATCTGGAAGAAATACGCGTACACATGCCACTAGTGAAAGGGCATGAGCAATACGTATTCTTAAACCGCCGAGGAAAAAGACTCACCCGAGTGATGGTATTTTTGATTATCAAAAAACAGGTAGAAGCCATTGGATTGGAAAAAAACGTGAGCCCTCACACCTTTCGGCACAGTTTTGCCACTCACTTAGTCGAAGGAGGAGCCGATTTACGTGCTGTGCAGGAAATGCTCGGTCACGAAAGCATCACGACCACAGAAATCTACACCCATCTGGACCGAGATTATTTGAGGCAAGTATTACAAGAGTTTTTGCCGAGGAAAAAATGTTGA